A single Campylobacter hyointestinalis subsp. hyointestinalis DNA region contains:
- a CDS encoding flagellar biosynthesis anti-sigma factor FlgM: protein MINSVGSVQYLAQNESVQKNGTKKTQSTQNTQSSTESRVDAIAKQINEGTYKIDLKGLASKIADSLM from the coding sequence ATGATAAATTCTGTAGGTTCTGTGCAATACCTTGCACAAAATGAGTCAGTACAAAAAAACGGAACAAAAAAAACACAATCAACACAAAATACTCAAAGTAGTACGGAGAGTAGGGTTGATGCTATAGCTAAACAGATAAATGAAGGCACTTACAAGATAGATCTTAAAGGGCTAGCAAGCAAAATAGCAGATTCCCTTATGTAA
- the flgN gene encoding flagellar export chaperone FlgN: protein MINKYLDESITLLNELIEITQNDIENIKNADHTQLDEHTKQKAIIIKKFENAKNLLDKELIKISSEHNGTDLASLLSDEIKDKLGVLRESLVLLQNKNKEYAKFVVVVKEFYDSLVKKMFGKESDSSYVDKNMSMEQLFKLRI, encoded by the coding sequence ATGATAAATAAATACTTAGATGAGAGCATAACTCTCTTAAACGAACTCATAGAAATCACACAAAACGATATAGAAAATATCAAAAACGCAGACCATACTCAGCTTGATGAACATACAAAACAAAAAGCTATCATCATCAAAAAATTTGAAAATGCAAAAAATCTTTTAGATAAAGAGCTTATAAAAATTTCTAGTGAACATAACGGAACAGATCTTGCTAGTCTTCTCTCAGATGAGATCAAAGATAAACTAGGTGTTTTAAGAGAATCTTTGGTTTTGTTGCAAAATAAAAATAAAGAGTACGCTAAATTTGTCGTGGTTGTCAAAGAGTTTTATGATTCTTTAGTAAAAAAGATGTTTGGCAAAGAGAGCGACTCATCGTACGTCGATAAAAATATGAGTATGGAGCAACTTTTTAAATTAAGGATTTGA
- the flgK gene encoding flagellar hook-associated protein FlgK — protein MGIFDSLYTGVSGLGAAQIQIQVTGQNITNVNSDYYTRQRAVQSAAYPLHTTPGDVGMGTKIDTIVRIHDEFTFDRLKTATNNLENTTYKQQVLQEIAQRFPDLKDTGLIKDMENYFGAWNDFASHPYESSQKTNLLNLTQILTSRINDTANQLEKVHTTVNDQVKTTVDEINRLGEQIAKLNAQIQTVESNGTSNANDLRDKRDQLELTMAKLVNISTFKNELYSDSTVSGTLTDQGKNYNLNVGGITLVDGVTFHPLKLESSKNKDGFSDIFYELNDETRVDMSSKITGGKLGAILDLRGRTTDENGNMQDGMITEFRNNLDAFAKTLIEQTNNIYASSAQDKMSTSDIPGMRDNATLQNIDKDIKSGSFDVLIYNASGEVVAKKTININQSTTMNDTKQGNSIIGDFNANTDDNGDNNLNNDVNDYFVANFSYDEKSKTGSFSFTPKYSSGEYKIAIEDNGTNFAGVFGLSKFFDGNDASSIKVETSLAKDSSKIQGNKAPIDGDNSMANAMVNLQNIKLDFTSKNGVTKTETISGYYRYLTTDIAAKTESVNSINSTNTSLYKSVYSEFQSVSGVNMDEELSNLIKFQSQYGAAAKIVTTVEKMLETLIGLKQ, from the coding sequence ATGGGAATTTTTGATTCATTATATACTGGAGTTTCTGGGCTAGGTGCGGCTCAAATTCAAATTCAAGTTACGGGTCAAAACATAACAAACGTAAATAGCGACTACTACACAAGACAAAGAGCCGTGCAGTCTGCTGCTTATCCACTACATACCACTCCTGGGGATGTTGGTATGGGTACTAAGATAGATACGATAGTTAGAATTCACGATGAATTTACATTTGATAGATTAAAAACAGCGACTAACAACCTAGAAAATACAACATATAAACAACAAGTTTTGCAAGAGATAGCTCAAAGATTTCCTGATCTTAAAGATACTGGACTTATAAAAGATATGGAAAATTATTTTGGTGCGTGGAATGATTTTGCTTCTCATCCTTACGAGAGCTCACAAAAGACAAATTTGCTAAATTTAACTCAAATTCTAACTTCACGTATAAACGATACTGCAAATCAACTAGAAAAAGTACATACTACCGTAAATGATCAAGTAAAAACTACGGTTGATGAGATAAACCGTTTAGGAGAACAAATAGCTAAGCTAAATGCTCAAATTCAAACCGTAGAATCAAATGGAACAAGCAATGCAAATGATCTACGAGATAAAAGAGATCAGTTAGAACTAACTATGGCAAAGCTAGTAAATATCTCTACTTTTAAAAATGAGCTTTATAGCGATAGTACTGTGAGCGGAACATTAACAGATCAAGGTAAAAACTATAACTTAAACGTAGGAGGCATTACGTTAGTTGATGGCGTAACATTTCACCCGCTAAAACTCGAATCTAGCAAAAACAAAGACGGCTTTAGCGATATATTTTATGAACTAAATGACGAAACAAGAGTTGATATGAGCTCAAAGATAACAGGCGGAAAGCTAGGAGCCATTTTAGATCTTAGAGGTAGAACTACGGATGAAAATGGCAATATGCAAGACGGTATGATAACCGAATTTAGAAACAACCTAGACGCATTTGCAAAAACCCTTATTGAACAGACGAATAATATCTATGCAAGCTCGGCTCAAGATAAGATGAGTACTTCTGATATCCCTGGTATGAGAGATAATGCAACGCTTCAAAATATAGATAAAGATATAAAAAGCGGAAGTTTTGACGTGCTTATCTATAACGCTTCTGGCGAGGTTGTAGCTAAAAAAACCATAAATATCAACCAATCAACCACTATGAACGATACCAAACAAGGCAACTCTATAATCGGCGATTTTAACGCAAATACCGATGATAACGGTGATAATAACTTAAATAACGACGTAAATGATTATTTCGTAGCAAATTTCAGCTATGACGAAAAATCAAAAACAGGCAGCTTTAGCTTTACGCCAAAATATTCATCAGGAGAGTATAAGATCGCCATAGAAGACAACGGAACTAACTTTGCCGGTGTTTTTGGTCTTAGTAAATTTTTTGACGGAAATGACGCCTCTAGTATCAAAGTCGAGACTTCTTTGGCTAAAGATAGCTCAAAGATACAAGGCAACAAAGCTCCTATCGACGGAGATAACAGTATGGCGAACGCTATGGTAAATTTACAAAATATAAAATTAGATTTCACTTCAAAAAATGGCGTTACTAAAACTGAAACGATATCTGGGTACTACAGATATCTCACTACTGATATAGCAGCGAAAACAGAATCCGTAAATAGCATAAACAGCACAAATACATCTTTGTATAAGAGCGTGTATTCTGAGTTTCAATCAGTAAGTGGCGTAAATATGGACGAAGAACTTTCAAATTTGATCAAATTTCAGTCTCAATACGGCGCAGCGGCTAAAATCGTAACAACTGTAGAAAAAATGCTCGAAACATTGATAGGATTAAAGCAATAA
- a CDS encoding TIGR02757 family protein, with protein sequence MNNSYLKDILDAQLASKNTIANLYSQADPLQIASKFKDPFIALICALFAYGNAKMIVKFLNSLDFDMLNLSDDEIRRIVKSKNFLYRFQNSSDVSEIFITIKRLKEYDLQGILLDSFNKRSLMVDAINELIAQIYKLNSYKSDGYEFFFGRGFDKEPKSPYKRYNMWLRWMVRDSDIDLGLFKSLPKSELILPLDTHTHKVSLELGLCDRKSYDYKAALCITSNLKIFDSSDPVKYDFALYRIGQSKELERVKSGLNKI encoded by the coding sequence ATGAATAATAGTTATTTAAAAGATATCTTAGATGCACAGCTTGCAAGCAAAAATACGATAGCAAATTTATACTCTCAAGCCGATCCGCTTCAAATAGCATCCAAATTTAAAGATCCGTTTATAGCTTTGATCTGTGCGTTATTTGCGTATGGAAACGCAAAAATGATAGTTAAATTTCTAAATTCGCTAGATTTTGATATGCTAAATCTTAGCGATGATGAGATAAGAAGGATCGTAAAATCAAAAAACTTTTTGTATCGTTTTCAAAATAGCTCTGACGTAAGCGAGATCTTTATAACGATAAAACGCTTAAAAGAGTATGATTTACAAGGTATTTTGCTAGATAGTTTTAATAAACGATCTTTAATGGTAGATGCTATAAATGAGCTTATAGCTCAAATTTATAAATTGAATTCATATAAGAGCGACGGTTATGAATTCTTCTTTGGACGCGGGTTTGATAAAGAGCCTAAAAGTCCGTATAAACGCTACAATATGTGGCTTAGATGGATGGTAAGAGATAGCGACATAGATCTAGGACTGTTTAAAAGTCTACCAAAAAGCGAGCTTATACTTCCGCTTGATACACATACTCATAAAGTTAGTTTAGAGCTTGGTCTTTGCGATCGTAAGAGTTATGATTATAAGGCGGCTTTGTGTATTACTTCAAATTTAAAGATCTTCGATAGCAGTGATCCGGTAAAATATGATTTTGCGCTTTATAGGATAGGGCAGAGCAAAGAGCTTGAAAGAGTAAAATCTGGACTAAATAAAATTTAA
- a CDS encoding phosphomannomutase/phosphoglucomutase: MFETIFREYDIRGIYENDLNELSVKAIGYCLGITMKNRGVKSVSVGFDARLSARALFGFLVSGLNRAGLEVFDIGMLPTPVGYFSVFTGVFDANIMITGSHNPKEYNGFKITIGVESFFGADLQKLKDSVNEFLSSGEVVKDDFRATKFDVLSRYVQFYEKEFSHLKGLKTKIICDCANGVAGIALERVVKALCLNATLLYKEPDGNFPNHHPDPSEERNLKDLKTALKGEFEIGFGFDGDADRIAVLTKKRVIKGDDLAYLYAKNMKNPRVLGEVKCSQNMYDEIDKIGKSFMGKTGHSNIKKAMRELNIDMAAEVSGHIFFKERFFGFDDAIYAMIRVLELVQKGFELDAELDKLPVLYSTDEIKVSTKDETKFKIIDELKKELNKKDNGLPNILDIIDIDGVRIKFSDGWALVRASNTTPVLVTRFEASSPEFVKLLEEKVLNLVEGIKSELN, encoded by the coding sequence GTGTTTGAAACAATATTTAGAGAGTATGATATACGCGGGATCTATGAAAATGATTTGAATGAGCTCAGCGTAAAAGCTATCGGCTATTGCCTTGGAATCACTATGAAAAATCGCGGCGTTAAAAGTGTTAGCGTCGGATTTGATGCAAGACTTAGTGCTAGAGCTCTTTTTGGCTTTTTGGTCAGTGGTCTAAACAGAGCTGGACTTGAAGTTTTTGATATAGGTATGCTACCGACTCCAGTGGGATATTTTAGTGTTTTTACAGGTGTTTTTGATGCAAATATAATGATCACCGGAAGTCATAATCCAAAAGAATATAACGGTTTTAAGATTACTATTGGCGTTGAAAGTTTTTTCGGAGCCGATCTACAAAAATTAAAAGATAGCGTAAATGAATTTTTATCTAGTGGTGAAGTCGTAAAAGATGATTTTCGTGCAACCAAATTTGATGTTTTGAGTCGCTACGTTCAGTTTTATGAAAAAGAGTTTTCTCATTTAAAAGGACTAAAAACTAAGATTATTTGTGACTGCGCTAACGGAGTTGCTGGGATAGCCTTAGAAAGAGTCGTAAAAGCTCTTTGTCTAAATGCGACTTTGCTTTACAAAGAGCCAGATGGAAATTTCCCAAACCATCATCCAGATCCTAGTGAAGAAAGAAATTTAAAAGATCTTAAAACTGCACTAAAGGGTGAATTTGAGATCGGTTTTGGGTTTGATGGCGACGCAGATCGCATAGCTGTTTTAACCAAAAAAAGAGTTATAAAAGGTGATGATCTAGCCTATCTTTATGCTAAAAATATGAAAAACCCTAGAGTTTTAGGCGAGGTTAAATGCTCGCAAAATATGTATGATGAAATCGATAAGATCGGTAAATCTTTTATGGGAAAAACGGGTCACAGTAACATAAAAAAAGCGATGCGCGAATTAAATATAGATATGGCTGCTGAGGTTAGCGGACATATATTTTTCAAAGAGAGATTTTTTGGCTTTGATGACGCTATTTATGCGATGATAAGAGTTTTGGAGCTGGTTCAAAAAGGCTTTGAGCTTGACGCTGAGCTAGATAAACTTCCGGTGCTTTACTCAACAGATGAGATAAAAGTATCTACTAAAGACGAAACTAAATTTAAAATCATAGATGAGTTAAAAAAAGAACTAAATAAAAAAGATAATGGACTTCCAAATATCCTTGATATCATCGATATAGACGGCGTTCGGATTAAATTTAGCGATGGCTGGGCGCTTGTTAGGGCTTCAAATACGACGCCGGTTTTAGTCACTAGATTTGAAGCTAGTAGCCCAGAGTTTGTTAAACTTTTGGAAGAAAAAGTTTTAAATTTAGTAGAGGGTATAAAGTCAGAACTTAATTAA
- the queC gene encoding 7-cyano-7-deazaguanine synthase QueC, translated as MENKKAVCVISGGMDSALCAYMAKNEGYDIIALHFDYKQKTMNKEKDCFHKICECLGVSKRVILDTSFIANIGGNALTDPDVKVPKDGVKNDLPITYVFFRNGIFLSIAAALAQKENCEAIFIGVVEEDGSGYPDCSEEFICMMNSAINLGTGDNNIKIRMPLVHCTKENIVKKALELKVPLEFTWSCYDSEDEACGKCDSCRLRLKGFELANLEDKIPYKKA; from the coding sequence ATGGAAAATAAAAAAGCAGTTTGCGTGATAAGCGGTGGAATGGACAGCGCTTTATGCGCATATATGGCTAAAAATGAAGGCTATGATATAATCGCACTTCACTTTGACTATAAACAAAAAACTATGAATAAAGAAAAAGATTGTTTTCACAAAATTTGTGAGTGTTTAGGTGTAAGCAAAAGAGTGATCTTAGACACTTCTTTTATAGCAAATATCGGTGGAAATGCTTTAACCGATCCAGATGTTAAAGTACCAAAAGACGGTGTAAAAAACGATCTTCCGATAACCTACGTCTTTTTTAGAAACGGAATATTCCTTAGTATCGCAGCCGCACTTGCGCAAAAAGAAAATTGCGAAGCTATATTTATAGGAGTCGTAGAAGAAGATGGTAGTGGCTATCCAGATTGCAGTGAAGAGTTTATATGTATGATGAATAGTGCTATAAATTTGGGTACCGGAGATAATAATATTAAAATCAGAATGCCTTTAGTACATTGCACTAAAGAAAATATCGTTAAAAAAGCGTTAGAGCTAAAAGTTCCTCTTGAGTTTACTTGGAGTTGTTATGATAGCGAAGATGAGGCTTGCGGTAAATGTGATAGTTGCAGACTCAGACTAAAAGGTTTTGAATTAGCAAATTTAGAAGATAAAATACCTTATAAAAAAGCTTGA
- the gltX gene encoding glutamate--tRNA ligase, which yields MYRFAPSPTGDMHIGNLRAALFNYICSLQDKSGFILRIEDTDNARNIDGKDKEIFDILTKFGVKWDTLYYQSKNLKFHQEFAAKLLSEKKAFLCFCDEKSLEAKKEAAKAAGEPYRYDGACEHLSDDEVLHNPHPAAVRLKIKNEPQSFYDAIKGEVKFEPQNIDSFVLLRADKTPTYNFACAIDDMLEGVTFVIRGEDHVSNTPKQNLIREALGYTGKIDYAHLPIILNKEGKKMSKRENSSSVKWLLEKGYMPEAIANYLILLGNKTPCEIFSLNDAIKWFDIKNISKSPAKFDEDKLAQINREHIKMASDERLKELGFDKPSLARFYTQESSLIPEIKAKIDQIYTHKNIDGEWSDNANLIKDAILNLDIPSSFDEFKNAIIQKTNLKGKALFMPLRLLLTKSEHGPELKELYDFIKDDIKEIVL from the coding sequence ATGTATCGTTTCGCACCATCGCCTACAGGAGATATGCATATAGGCAACTTAAGAGCCGCTTTATTTAACTATATATGTTCGCTTCAAGATAAAAGTGGATTTATTTTACGTATAGAAGACACTGATAATGCTAGAAATATCGACGGAAAAGACAAAGAAATTTTTGATATTTTGACTAAATTTGGCGTGAAATGGGACACGCTGTATTATCAAAGTAAAAATCTCAAATTTCATCAAGAATTTGCGGCTAAACTTTTGAGCGAAAAAAAAGCGTTTTTATGTTTTTGCGATGAAAAAAGCTTAGAAGCTAAAAAAGAAGCTGCAAAGGCAGCTGGAGAACCGTATAGATATGATGGTGCTTGTGAGCATTTAAGTGACGATGAGGTGCTCCATAATCCTCATCCAGCAGCAGTTCGCCTAAAAATCAAAAATGAGCCACAAAGTTTTTATGACGCTATAAAAGGTGAGGTTAAATTTGAACCGCAAAACATCGATAGTTTTGTGCTTTTAAGAGCGGATAAAACTCCTACTTATAACTTCGCTTGTGCGATAGATGATATGCTTGAGGGCGTTACTTTTGTTATAAGGGGTGAAGATCACGTGAGTAATACCCCAAAACAAAATCTCATTCGTGAGGCACTCGGTTATACCGGTAAGATCGACTATGCGCACCTTCCTATCATTTTAAATAAAGAAGGTAAAAAGATGAGCAAAAGAGAAAATAGCTCATCTGTAAAATGGCTATTAGAAAAAGGTTATATGCCTGAAGCTATTGCAAATTATCTTATTTTACTTGGCAACAAAACGCCTTGTGAGATATTTAGTTTGAATGACGCCATAAAGTGGTTTGATATCAAAAATATATCCAAATCCCCAGCCAAATTCGATGAAGATAAACTAGCTCAGATAAATCGCGAACATATAAAAATGGCTAGCGATGAGAGATTAAAAGAGCTTGGATTTGATAAGCCTAGTTTGGCTAGATTTTATACTCAAGAAAGCAGTCTTATCCCAGAAATCAAGGCTAAAATAGATCAAATTTATACTCATAAAAATATCGATGGCGAGTGGAGCGATAATGCAAATTTGATAAAAGACGCTATACTAAATTTAGATATTCCTAGTAGTTTTGATGAATTTAAAAACGCTATCATTCAAAAGACGAATTTAAAAGGTAAAGCACTTTTTATGCCGCTTCGTCTTTTGCTAACAAAAAGTGAGCACGGACCTGAGCTAAAAGAGCTTTATGATTTTATAAAAGATGATATAAAGGAGATAGTATTATGA
- a CDS encoding YggT family protein produces the protein MVLSVFLVAVANLLHIVITAYTWVIIAAALISWVNPDPYNKVVQILYRITTPAYELVRKTRIPTVFGGIDIAPIIVLLVLQFLDMFAVGLLFEIANKL, from the coding sequence ATGGTTTTGAGTGTGTTTTTAGTAGCTGTGGCAAATTTACTTCATATCGTTATAACGGCTTATACTTGGGTGATTATAGCTGCAGCTCTTATTAGCTGGGTAAATCCAGATCCGTATAATAAGGTAGTTCAAATACTTTATCGCATCACGACTCCGGCTTACGAGTTGGTTCGTAAAACACGCATTCCAACTGTATTTGGCGGTATAGATATAGCTCCTATCATTGTGCTTTTAGTACTTCAGTTTTTAGATATGTTTGCTGTAGGATTACTCTTTGAAATCGCTAATAAACTTTAG
- a CDS encoding lytic transglycosylase domain-containing protein yields MKSLINFSLITIFFSSFLNSQVLNIEELKEAPRGLARDYYIYRYIDEKKPSKKDIAQLKPYVYRYAGKIKSKIEDKVGAPKQVALDCSSINANNLLEANATCKNAIVTTKYLQTLPKEKRKELADKFKTVSPSLANFIIGFDMPDPVLYYINTNDTASYLKYYNASRDKEKFLNEHNLTSEFVAKISSNRQFKALINDIVINRKYNEFRHNLIRISSSDLIDSDVAFLLGLNAILFHRDEDALRFFSSAAKNATAASKRDNANFWAYLITKDKKLLKTIAKSSDINIYSLYAREFSGGGKIKIIVPNPKIDTLLNYDYTDPLAWQRVKNNISKMDSAELLKYGARFFTKSTIGEYSYIMEKAHNYKLHFYPTPFMEDIGSDDTKRKALILALARQESRFVPSAVSTSYALGMMQFMPFLANHIGKKELKIKGFDQDDMFKPSVAYKFANHHLDYLEKYLSNPVFIAYAYNGGIGFTKRMLQKGDLFNKNSVYKKYEPFLSMELVPYAESRNYAKKVLSNYIIYLAILNSSTKISQFFENLMIPGASEKFRLDL; encoded by the coding sequence TTGAAATCGCTAATAAACTTTAGTCTAATAACTATATTTTTCAGTTCTTTTTTAAATTCACAAGTTTTAAACATAGAAGAACTAAAAGAAGCCCCACGCGGTTTGGCAAGAGATTATTACATATACCGATATATTGATGAGAAAAAACCGAGTAAAAAAGACATAGCCCAGCTAAAACCTTATGTTTATAGATACGCCGGAAAGATAAAAAGCAAGATAGAAGATAAAGTAGGCGCCCCAAAGCAGGTTGCTTTGGATTGCAGTAGCATAAATGCAAACAATCTTTTAGAAGCGAATGCGACTTGTAAAAATGCGATCGTTACTACCAAATACTTGCAAACTCTTCCTAAAGAAAAGAGAAAGGAGTTGGCGGATAAATTTAAAACTGTATCGCCGTCTTTGGCAAATTTTATCATCGGTTTTGATATGCCAGATCCTGTTTTATACTATATAAATACTAACGATACTGCTAGCTATCTAAAATACTATAATGCAAGTAGAGATAAAGAGAAGTTTTTAAACGAACATAATCTTACTAGTGAATTTGTAGCGAAAATAAGCTCAAATCGGCAGTTTAAAGCTTTGATAAATGATATAGTGATAAATCGAAAATACAATGAGTTTAGGCATAATCTCATAAGAATTAGTAGTAGTGATCTTATCGATAGTGATGTCGCATTTTTACTTGGGCTAAATGCTATTTTATTTCATAGAGATGAAGATGCTTTGAGATTTTTTAGTAGTGCGGCAAAAAACGCAACTGCAGCTAGTAAAAGAGATAATGCAAATTTTTGGGCATATCTGATAACAAAAGATAAAAAGCTATTAAAAACCATAGCAAAAAGTAGCGATATAAATATCTATAGTCTTTATGCAAGAGAATTTAGCGGTGGCGGAAAGATAAAGATTATAGTTCCAAATCCAAAAATAGATACGCTATTAAATTATGACTACACCGATCCTTTAGCTTGGCAAAGAGTGAAAAATAACATATCTAAAATGGATAGTGCTGAGCTTTTAAAGTATGGAGCTAGATTTTTTACTAAAAGCACTATTGGCGAGTATAGTTATATAATGGAAAAAGCTCATAACTATAAACTTCACTTTTATCCGACTCCATTTATGGAAGATATCGGCTCAGATGATACAAAAAGAAAAGCTCTAATACTTGCTTTGGCTAGACAAGAAAGTAGGTTTGTACCGAGTGCGGTTTCGACTTCTTACGCACTTGGAATGATGCAATTTATGCCATTTTTAGCAAATCATATAGGAAAAAAAGAGCTAAAGATCAAAGGATTTGATCAAGATGATATGTTTAAACCAAGCGTTGCATATAAATTTGCAAATCACCATTTAGATTACTTAGAAAAGTATCTGAGCAATCCGGTATTTATAGCGTACGCTTACAACGGCGGTATAGGTTTTACAAAAAGAATGCTCCAAAAAGGCGATCTTTTTAACAAAAACAGCGTATATAAGAAGTACGAGCCGTTTTTATCTATGGAGCTAGTGCCTTATGCAGAGAGTAGAAACTACGCAAAAAAGGTACTTTCAAATTATATTATATATCTTGCTATTTTGAATTCCAGTACAAAGATTTCGCAATTTTTCGAAAATTTAATGATACCTGGAGCGAGCGAGAAGTTCCGTTTAGATCTATAA
- a CDS encoding DUF2325 domain-containing protein has translation MSVLVIGADEITPIKAVLKNLGADNIEHWDARNENRVNRKPIPQDTQCVVMLTSFLNHNTMKKIKCEAKKRNIPIVCAKRSVSCVFCEYCKVFGLDKEFGCVDK, from the coding sequence ATGTCAGTACTAGTCATAGGTGCAGATGAAATAACCCCGATCAAAGCAGTTTTAAAAAATTTAGGTGCGGATAACATAGAGCATTGGGATGCAAGAAATGAAAATAGGGTAAATAGAAAACCTATACCGCAAGATACCCAGTGTGTTGTTATGCTAACTAGTTTTTTAAATCACAATACGATGAAAAAAATCAAATGTGAAGCTAAAAAACGCAATATTCCGATCGTTTGTGCAAAAAGAAGCGTAAGTTGTGTTTTTTGTGAATACTGCAAAGTTTTTGGATTGGATAAAGAGTTTGGGTGTGTAGATAAATGA
- the fldA gene encoding flavodoxin FldA: MTGIIFGSSMGNTEEAANLIASNLGIDNVLNVADTDAKTINSFDKLIIGSSTWGSGDLQDDWDSFDFDSLDVSGKTVALFGLGDSSSYGDTYCDAMGIIYDKLTKKGANIIGQVSTDGYSFDESRSVKDGKFVGLALDADNESDQTEERIKKWTESIKSQIL; encoded by the coding sequence ATGACAGGTATAATTTTTGGTAGTAGTATGGGAAATACTGAAGAAGCGGCAAATTTGATAGCTTCTAATTTAGGTATCGATAACGTACTAAATGTAGCTGACACTGACGCTAAAACTATAAACAGTTTTGACAAACTTATCATCGGTAGCTCTACTTGGGGAAGTGGAGATTTGCAAGATGATTGGGATAGTTTTGACTTTGATAGTTTAGATGTGAGTGGTAAAACTGTGGCTTTATTTGGTTTGGGAGATAGCTCAAGCTACGGCGATACGTACTGTGACGCTATGGGGATCATCTATGATAAGCTAACCAAAAAAGGAGCAAATATCATAGGTCAAGTTTCTACTGACGGATATAGTTTTGATGAGAGTAGATCGGTAAAGGACGGTAAATTCGTAGGACTTGCGCTTGACGCTGACAATGAGAGCGACCAGACTGAAGAACGCATCAAAAAATGGACTGAGTCTATAAAATCTCAAATTCTATAA
- a CDS encoding aromatic amino acid transport family protein encodes MSLFGTAVGAGILFLPIKAGAGGIWPVFVMAILAFPMTFLSHRALARFCNASAKEQSDITDVCEEYFGFKWGYIITFLYFFAFFPACIMYGVGITNTVISFMTYQLGFDELNRFLVCFIVITLMMFVMIFNEDLVIKVCEWLVYPLCALLLIFSLYLVPHWKFDVFSYVPSIESFGITIWLALPVLAFAFEHTPAISTFALSMQRHYGDKHKDYKCNQILFYNAGLLLFFVMFFVISCVLSLDRNDFLLAAEQNIPIVSYFANKLNEPLISYFGPIIAILAISTSFFGHYFGAKEGLNGLVHKTCVKFGKKEPNKKKIAKITAISFYIVMFVLSYLNPSILGIIDTLAGPVIAAILFLLPMIGIYNVPALKKYRSKFADLFVVLFGSATILTVLFKIF; translated from the coding sequence ATGTCACTTTTTGGTACAGCAGTCGGAGCTGGAATTTTGTTTTTGCCTATAAAAGCTGGAGCAGGTGGGATATGGCCTGTTTTTGTTATGGCTATTTTGGCTTTTCCTATGACTTTTTTAAGTCATAGAGCTTTGGCTAGATTTTGCAACGCTTCTGCTAAAGAGCAGAGCGATATAACAGATGTTTGCGAAGAGTATTTTGGTTTTAAGTGGGGTTATATTATCACTTTTTTGTACTTTTTTGCATTTTTTCCAGCTTGTATAATGTATGGTGTAGGCATAACAAATACTGTTATAAGTTTTATGACTTATCAGCTTGGATTTGATGAGCTTAACCGTTTTTTGGTCTGTTTTATAGTCATAACTTTGATGATGTTTGTTATGATTTTTAATGAAGATTTGGTTATAAAAGTCTGTGAATGGCTGGTTTATCCGCTTTGTGCTTTACTTCTTATATTTTCTTTATATCTTGTTCCACACTGGAAATTTGACGTTTTTTCATATGTGCCAAGTATAGAAAGCTTTGGTATAACTATATGGCTTGCACTTCCAGTTTTAGCTTTTGCTTTTGAGCATACGCCGGCTATCTCGACGTTTGCGCTTAGTATGCAAAGACATTATGGAGATAAGCATAAAGATTATAAATGCAATCAAATTTTATTTTACAATGCCGGACTTTTGCTATTTTTCGTAATGTTTTTCGTGATTTCTTGCGTCCTAAGCCTAGATAGAAATGATTTCTTACTAGCTGCTGAGCAAAATATACCTATAGTAAGCTATTTTGCAAACAAGCTAAATGAGCCACTTATTAGCTATTTTGGTCCTATTATCGCTATTTTAGCGATCTCTACGAGTTTTTTCGGGCATTATTTTGGTGCTAAAGAGGGATTAAACGGGCTTGTACATAAGACTTGCGTTAAATTTGGTAAAAAAGAGCCGAACAAGAAAAAGATCGCTAAGATAACTGCTATATCTTTTTATATAGTTATGTTTGTTTTATCGTATTTAAATCCTAGCATATTAGGTATTATCGACACTTTAGCAGGTCCAGTGATCGCGGCGATCTTGTTTTTACTACCGATGATCGGTATATATAACGTGCCTGCTCTTAAAAAATATAGAAGTAAATTTGCAGATCTGTTTGTAGTGCTTTTTGGAAGTGCGACGATACTGACTGTTTTGTTCAAGATATTTTAA